DNA sequence from the Deltaproteobacteria bacterium genome:
ATTTATATGCGGCCCTATTGCTGGGGCTGATCGTTTTCTCCCCTTTTATCTATTGGAATATGACCCATGAGTGGATTTCCATTCAGGGCCAGTTGGAAAAAGGGTTGACCGGGGGAAAGAATTGGAATCAAGTGCTCGGGTTCTGGTTCGGGCAGCCCCTGATCCTGGGCCCGGTCCTTTTTTTCTTTTTTCTAAAAGGCCTTTGGGCCGGCCTAAAAAAATTCAAAGAAGAGGATCGGTTTGCCTATCTGGTCCTCCTGACGGTTGTCCCGGTGCTGTTTTTTGGACTGGCCGCTTTTAGGGGAAAATATTCGGATCCCACCTGGACCGATATCGGCTGGCCTTTTGGGGCTATCCTGGCAGGAAAATATTTTTCGGATCGACTTTCTAAAGAATCGGCCAGAAAGGCCATTTGGATCGGGGGCCTTATTTTCGCCACTTCCTGGTTACCGATCAGTCTGATCGCCACCCATACCCTTCATCCCTTTCTTCCTGTTGAAAACAAAAATGATCGGTCCCTGGAAATGCGGGGCTGGCGTCAATTAGGTCCGGCCGTTGGGCAGAGCTATGAACGCTATTTCCCCGGCCAACGCAGGGTTTTTGTCGTAACCGATGATTACCAATTAGGCGGGGCGGTTTCTTTTTATACTCCGCAGCATCCGGTCCCCTATAGCTTTGGTAAATCAAAGCGAAACATCTGGGTCGCCCTCGACGAATTAAAACGCAAAGGGGCCATTCTGGTCTGTACCCCTGAGAATTGTGAACAGGATCAAGCCAAGGCCCGATCCCTTTTCAGTCGGGTGGAATTCGTTTCGGAGATCCCGATAGTTCGGCAAGGACAGGTAGCAAAGAAATTCAGGCTCTTTTATTGTTCCAATTAAGCCCATGAAAATCATTTCCAAGTATATTTTAAGAGAAATCCTGACCCCCTTCGGGATTACCGTCCTGGTTTTTACGCTGATCTTCCTGATCGGGAATTTGATGCAGTTGATTGAAATGATCGTTCAGAAAGGGGTGGGACTTTGGGACATTGCCCGATTGTTGGGGTATACCCTTCCCTTTCTTTTTGTCTATATTATCCCCATGGCCTTTTTTATTTCCATTCTGCTGGGTTTTTTAAGATTATCCAGCGACAACGAGGTCACCGCCCTGAAGGCTTCCGGAGTTGGTTTTTTCCAACTCCTCCCACCGGTCTTTACCTTGAGCCTGATCGCCTATTTCCTGACCAGTTTTATGGCTATGGTGGCCCAACCCTGGGGCGAGCACTCTCTAAAAAATTTGATCTTTAATCTGGCCGTGGTCCAGGCCAAAATAACCTTAAAAGAACGGGTCTTCAATGACGAGTTTAAGGATCTGGTTTTTTATATTCAAAAGGTCAGTTCCGAAGGACAAATGGAAGATATTTTTATTTTCGACCACCGTCAAAAGGATGTCCCCCAAACCATCGTCTCTAAAAAAGGTTGGCTGATCCCCAATCCCAAGGAACGGTCCCTTAACCTGCATCTGGAAGACGGAATCATTTACAATGTAACACTGAGTTCCAAAAGCGCCCAAAATATCAATTTTAAGACCTACGATCTGATCTTGCCTCTGGAACAGATGATATCGGCCCAGGAAAAAAGGGAAAGATCGGAGACCGAAATGTATCTCCATGAGCTGAAAGAAAAGATCCGAAAGACTTCACCGGGGGAGAAAAAATATTATATTTATCAAATAGAATACTATAAAAAATTCAGTCTCCCTTTTTCCTGCCTCGTTTTTGGTATGATCGCCTTCCCCCTGGGACTCCAATCCCGCTTATCCGGAAGGGCCTGGGCTGTGGTCTTTGGGGGGACCGTCTTTTTTATTTATTACCTGATCCTGTCCCTGGCCTTTAGTCTGGGGGAAAAGGGCAGCTTGCCCCCTATGATCGGGTTATGGCTTCCCAATCTCATTGTCGGAAGCCTGGGCGGCTATATGTTCTGGATTACCTGGAAAGAAAAAGAAATGCGCTGGATGACGGCTCTCAACACTTTAATCGACCGGATAAAAGAATTAGGGAAGAAAGGCCGAAGGTAATTTCCAGCTCGGCAGACGATGCTTTGAAAGAGTCTATCCATAGGTATTTGAAATTTTGGAATTCAGAATTCAGAATGAGTAACAACCCCAATAAAAGATATACCATTATTCTGGATTCTGAATTCTGAATTCTGGATTCTTTGCATCGTAACAAGCTCGCTTATTAAAAATGTTAGAGATAAATCCTCAGATATACTTTGTAAGAACTTATTAAACATGGAGAGACATTCCCGGATAAAACAACTGCTGTTTCCCCTGATCTGGTTTGGGTCCGTTTTATATGGATCAGGGGTGCGGTTTCGTTTGGCCCTTTTTCGCTTCCATCTCCTGCCGATTCGCCGCCTGCCCCTGAAGGTGATCAGCCTGGGTAATCTGACGGCCGGCGGTACCGGAAAGACCCCCCATGCGGCCTTGCTGGCCCTTTATTTACAAAGAAAAGGCATTAAAGTGGCGATCTTAAGCCGCGGCTACCGCGGAACAAAGTCCAATACCGGGGCGGTCATTTCCGATGGAAGGTCTCTACTGGGTACCGTTGCAGAAGGAGGGGAAGAGCCATACTTACTGGCCCAAAAACTACCGGGAGTCCCGGTGGTGATCGGAAAGGATCGCTACCGCGCAGGCATGCTCTGTGCCCGGAAGTGGCAAACCGAGTGGGTTATTCTGGACGACGGCTTTCAACATCTCAGATTAAGGCGGGAGATCGATATCTTACTCTGGCCGGCCCATCAGCCCTTTGGATCCGAAGGGTTACTTCCCTTAGGTCTTCTTCGAGAACCGAAAAAAGAAATCCGAAGGGCCGATGGTATTCTGATCACCCATAGTGAAAGGCTGGACCCTTCCAGGAGAAAGGATTTGGTTGAGCAAATTCGTTTCCAGACTCCCGCCACCCCGGTTTTTTTTTCCGAACACAAACCCATGGTTCTCTGGAGGTATCCTGACCAGAAGGTCTTCCATCCAGCCTGGCTGGGGGGGAAACGGCTTCTGGCTTTTTGCGGACTGGCTGATCCCGAATCCTTGCGTTTCAGCCTGCAGCAACTGGGGGCCGATCCGGTTAGGCTGGTACAATTTCCGGATCATCATTTTTACCGGGAGAAAGACAAAAGGGCAATGGAAAAGCAAAGCCGCTCCTTAGAGATTGATCTGTTGGTAACGACCGAGAAGGATGCCTTAAAGTTGGGGCAATGGGAAGCGGCCGATTTACAGGTCCTGGTTTTGGGGATTGAAGTCGAAATCCAGGGACCGGCATTTTGGGAATGGCTGGATCAAAAGATAGGCATGAGGCGTGAGGCATGAGGAAAGAGGACGTCCCCTTCTTAGATAAGATTTTGCTGAGGGCCCCCAATTGGTTGGGCGATGCCCTGTTGACTACACCGGTTGTTCGTAGTATAAAAAGACACTTCCCCCATTCAAAGATTACGGTCTTGGCTAAACCGTGGGTGGCGCCTGTGTTCCAGGCCAGTCCGGATGTCGACGCCGTGTTGATTTACCAGAAGCCGGGGATCCACCAAGGGTTGGGGGGTAAATGGAGATTGGCCCAGGCAATAAAAGCCCAAGGCTTTGACGGCGTCGTCCATTTTCCCCATTCTTTTGAATCGGCCCTGATCTCCTTTTTAAGCCGTATTCCTATTCGTATTGGTTATACTACTGAAGGAAGATGGTTTTTATTGTCCCACCCGCTTGGGGTTAATGAGGCCAGACTAAAAGAGCATCAGGTCCCCTTTTTTTTTCATCTCCTGGAGCCCCTTGGCATTTTTGAATTCCCTTCTGAGGGAAAAAACCCCTTGGGCCTGACTGTTCCTCTATCCGGTAGACAGAGAGCCGAATCGCGGTTACAATCCCTGGGGATAAGCCCTTCCGATTTTTTGATAGCCTTGGCCCCTGGGGCCATTTATGGCTCGGCCAAGTGCTGGCCCTTCGGACGGTTTGAATTATTGGCGGAACGAATGAAAAAAGAATGGCAGGCCCAGGTTATTCTATTGGGGA
Encoded proteins:
- a CDS encoding glycosyltransferase family 39 protein — protein: MNPETERFYLRAFYGLLVFHFLIWFSLGMALDLHPDEADHWVWSQYPSWGYYEHPPMIAWVIRFYTFFLGNNQWAMEIGSQSITLLSFLGIFLLARKTFETRTAFLSVLCLEATPMFTVGSMIFIIDTVLILFFLWAALGFWNGYKQENNKAYYFAGLALGLALLSKVTAILFPFSGLLFLLFSRERRKVLRDPHLYAALLLGLIVFSPFIYWNMTHEWISIQGQLEKGLTGGKNWNQVLGFWFGQPLILGPVLFFFFLKGLWAGLKKFKEEDRFAYLVLLTVVPVLFFGLAAFRGKYSDPTWTDIGWPFGAILAGKYFSDRLSKESARKAIWIGGLIFATSWLPISLIATHTLHPFLPVENKNDRSLEMRGWRQLGPAVGQSYERYFPGQRRVFVVTDDYQLGGAVSFYTPQHPVPYSFGKSKRNIWVALDELKRKGAILVCTPENCEQDQAKARSLFSRVEFVSEIPIVRQGQVAKKFRLFYCSN
- the waaF gene encoding lipopolysaccharide heptosyltransferase II translates to MRKEDVPFLDKILLRAPNWLGDALLTTPVVRSIKRHFPHSKITVLAKPWVAPVFQASPDVDAVLIYQKPGIHQGLGGKWRLAQAIKAQGFDGVVHFPHSFESALISFLSRIPIRIGYTTEGRWFLLSHPLGVNEARLKEHQVPFFFHLLEPLGIFEFPSEGKNPLGLTVPLSGRQRAESRLQSLGISPSDFLIALAPGAIYGSAKCWPFGRFELLAERMKKEWQAQVILLGTNTDTLSGTPKESIHYHNLIGRTTLEEALALIQRSRLMICNDSGLMHAASALQIPLVALFGSTNPRRTGPWGGISRVIKKDFPCSPCLKKVCPETPTCMDVITVDEVWETVLQMKGQKLV
- the lptF gene encoding LPS export ABC transporter permease LptF, which encodes MKIISKYILREILTPFGITVLVFTLIFLIGNLMQLIEMIVQKGVGLWDIARLLGYTLPFLFVYIIPMAFFISILLGFLRLSSDNEVTALKASGVGFFQLLPPVFTLSLIAYFLTSFMAMVAQPWGEHSLKNLIFNLAVVQAKITLKERVFNDEFKDLVFYIQKVSSEGQMEDIFIFDHRQKDVPQTIVSKKGWLIPNPKERSLNLHLEDGIIYNVTLSSKSAQNINFKTYDLILPLEQMISAQEKRERSETEMYLHELKEKIRKTSPGEKKYYIYQIEYYKKFSLPFSCLVFGMIAFPLGLQSRLSGRAWAVVFGGTVFFIYYLILSLAFSLGEKGSLPPMIGLWLPNLIVGSLGGYMFWITWKEKEMRWMTALNTLIDRIKELGKKGRR
- the lpxK gene encoding tetraacyldisaccharide 4'-kinase; the protein is MERHSRIKQLLFPLIWFGSVLYGSGVRFRLALFRFHLLPIRRLPLKVISLGNLTAGGTGKTPHAALLALYLQRKGIKVAILSRGYRGTKSNTGAVISDGRSLLGTVAEGGEEPYLLAQKLPGVPVVIGKDRYRAGMLCARKWQTEWVILDDGFQHLRLRREIDILLWPAHQPFGSEGLLPLGLLREPKKEIRRADGILITHSERLDPSRRKDLVEQIRFQTPATPVFFSEHKPMVLWRYPDQKVFHPAWLGGKRLLAFCGLADPESLRFSLQQLGADPVRLVQFPDHHFYREKDKRAMEKQSRSLEIDLLVTTEKDALKLGQWEAADLQVLVLGIEVEIQGPAFWEWLDQKIGMRREA